From Plutella xylostella chromosome 23, ilPluXylo3.1, whole genome shotgun sequence:
AGTTTTTTtcttaactaatattaattaactattataGTATTATAGGAACTtaagaaagaaaattacacaataatatgGCAACAAAGACATCAGACAGCAATAATTAATATCTTTTCTtaaattacacatttacttATCTAATTCAGATATGAGAGTGTATTTTAAATCAGTATATTCTTCAGCTCCATGCTTGCCACCCTCGCGGCCGATGCCCGACTCCTTCACTCCACCAAATGGAGCCTCCGAGGTGGATAGGATACCATCATTGATAGCCACCATTCCAAACTTCAATTTCTGTGACATCCGGAATGCCTGGCTCAAGTCCTTGGTGAAAAGGTAAGATGCCAAGCCACTTCTAGTGCTGTTGGATATTTTCAATGCTTCTTCCTCACTTGTAATCTTAATACAGGAGACTACAGGGCCAAAGATCTCTTCATTGTACACTTGCATATCTGGACTGACATCCACTAGCAGGGTGGATTCATAAAACTTGTTGCCAATGTCTGAGGCAAACTTCCCCCCAATGAGTGCTTTAGCACCCTTAGAAATAGCATCATCCACCATTGATGATACTTTCTTAGCCTGCATGTCATTGACCAGAGGTCCACAAGTGACTCCCTCTTTTGTACCATCACCCATGATGCATTTCTTGTTGATTCTTTCCAAAAATCCTCTGACAAAGTCATTATAAACTTCTTCATGAATAAGGAACCTGTTGGCAGCAATACATGCTTGGCCATTGTTTCTGAACTTGGCATTCATGGCATGATCCAAGGCATTGTTAAGGTCAGCACTCGGCATCACTATGAATGGTGCATTACCACCCAGCTCGAGGGATACTCTCTTGACTCCTTTAGCTGCCATCCCATACAGAATCTTACCAACATGAGTTGACCCTGTAAAAGATATGCAGCTAACAATATCATCTTCACAAAGTACCTTTCCGACAGCAGAGGCATTCTTCCTGCTGGTGGTCACCACATTGATGACACCTTTAGGCACTCCAGCCTGGTCGGCCAGCTCCGCAGCTGCTAATGCGGCCAGGGGAGTGTCTTCCGAGGGCTTGATCACACAAGTGCATCCAGCAGCCATAAGGGCAGCTACTTTTCTAGTAATCATTGCAAATGGGAAGTTCCATGGTGTGATTACTGACACCACACCGACTGGCTCCCGTGTCACTAGAACTTGCTTGTTTGGCCACGGGCTTGGGATTATCTCTCCATTTAGATGTCTGGCAGTATCAGCAAACCACTCTAAGAATGAGTTTCCATAGGCAATCTCTCCCTTGGCCTCTGCTAATGGTTTTCCTGACTCAGCTGTGACTATTTCGGCCAGGTTGACGGAATTTTCTTGACACAGTTGGAACCACTTCCTGAGAATGCTGGCTCTTTCCTTAGCCGTGGTGTTGCGCCATGTTTCAAAGGCCTTTGATGCAGCTTCTAGAGCATCCTTGGCGTCTTTAGCTTCCATGTCTGGAACTTTGGTAATTTCGGCATCGTTCGCGGGGTTCGTTACAGCGAACACTGATTGGTTGGATGCAGACACCCATCTGCCGTCCACGTATGCCTGACACTTCAGTAAATGCATTTTTCTTATACCAGTCACTAACACCTTATACTTGTGTGTCAATCCGGCACGTAATAGATCCATCATGTAATTACGTTTTCCCCAGCCGGTGCTATCGTTATCACAAAACGACAGTCAATTTGCAGTCAAGGCAATCTAAATGGGTAGCAAGTATTTCAATAGCAAATTATACAATTGAATTGATAACGATTCACTGCTTTTGATAACGATTACACACTTAACTAAAATTAAGACTTCGTGTATTTGCTGAGTTAGATTGGAATATAAACACAAAATTCACAAAAACATGAATTTGATTGAGTGGAGTTGGAGTGGAGCTAATGACGTGACtgactgacactgacagtgACAGTGCGCATGACATATTGACAACTTGTATATCTGTCAGATGTACGTCAAACATCCACACAGAATAACCTACACCCGCTGAGGATTGCATACGATTCTATGCGCTATTGCTATTGGTATAAAGAATATAATGGCTCGGCATATTTTGTGTTATACGTTCCTTTCTACGAAAAacattcattttaaaatacataagatTGTAACTAAATGAAAtcgatttattaaataaaacagaataaaatttGATCTACGACTAATaaacctaaactaaaatagtacctataaatattaaaatattataaaactacctaactacctaccttaatagataaaaaatattttctaggtCACCGCCGTCGTTTGGCAAGGTTCCCAAGAGGCTGGCCGCATTACCCCGCTGAATGGCGAGGCTTATCCtttctattgtttttttttccaagctataattatttacaaataagtGGAATTATGATAAGTATAGGTTATTGAATACGTCACTACATCCTTACAACTTAACTTAACTAAATTCCTAAACGCCTGTACAGTTCTAGCACGCACATTATTCAAAAGTTTCAAAACTGAGTGTTCGTAAAATATTAGATTTCAGGCGCTGCCTGTTAAGCCTGTTTCTAATAacgttataaatataaatattcgtTATTATAAGATTCTTTGGGTGACCTAACTACGatctattataaaaaataaataagtaggtaagcactcagtaagtacttaactatttttatacttagcTAATGCCCGTTTTCACCAAGACATCCTAAACAGTCATATTACTAAAAGTTTCTTAAGCTAAGAGACTTCTTAAATGCACTCCCTACGTAAATTCATTTTCACCAAGCTAAGAGCTCCCTAGCAATCCGTCACCTAAATACTAGTGATGTTTTTTACCGATtcaatttcattcattcattttgctGTCAACATTGGCTGTTAGTCAATTGTCTATGcttttaaaagtataatatttgttgACATCGCCTTATTTATTAcgttttgtttgtaaataaaaaaacggaAATTgtaaagaagaaagaaaagagaagaagtataatttaataaagtgcAGGAAGCAATGGCGGAAAATAGAAAACGcggataattattattttcttgaaaCTTGACTATTTTGAAGAAATCCACCTTTGCTTTGCTCTGTTCTGCTAGGAAACGGAACTTGAAGAAGAAGTGGCAGAGCGCAATATCATTAGCAACTGATTCATTGGTGGAACAGAGTGTTGACgagtgtaataaaataatatgttttaatttaaattaaatacatattttcacataaataaCAATGGTATTATTAATCCTGGAACTCAATATTTGAGTACCTAGTAAGGAGGAAAAGGACACTTTCTTTACTTAATCTGGACCTTCGAAAAAAGTTCAAGTATCCAAGATGTTactccatattttttttttgtaaaatgctATCTCTCGACATCTTTCACGTAATTACATGGTCGAATACACGATCTGTAATTAATTCTATAGCCTCAATAGCATCAATATATCTAATTTTGAGTGGCTAGAAGTatatttgcaaacaaaaaaactgtcaCTTATCTTTAAGAGGCCGAAATTGCACCTCCTAAATTTAGGAAGTCCctaacggatttaaatgacaGTTTGTCAGTGGTGAAAACCATTCTACGCTTAGGAGATCCTTAAAATGAGTTAAAAGTTTCCTAAAATTTAGGATGTCTTGGTGAAAACGggcattaagtatattatccTAAGTACGCATACGTCACTAAgcaataggtacctaggtcGTAACGATTGTCGTCGTTAGGTGGGTCTTGGGTATTATCCGTCAATAAAGTCCTAAAAACCCCAGAGATCGACGTCATCGGGTTACAATACGTGAATCCCATAATATCTCTTATCAACATCGTCTACGTAGAAGATGAGAAGAATCTCTAACCTAGTTACCTAAGTCATTCATTGGTTATTTAAAACATCTTACTTGTTTTCACGATGCTGATCTACTTCGGATTTCTGCCGCTGTAACTGCTCATAAAATCCTTTCCACATTGATTCTTCATCCATTCTGCCGGTTTTATTTTGCTTATTCACACGGAACGACTTGCTTCACTCAAAGAAGTGGCCGAATCGGTTAAGCCGCCTTCTTGACTGTGCCGGCAACGTTACCATAACAATCCTGAGATGCAAGACCACTGATTCACGAGCACAAAACCCGCGATGACGCAAACTCCGCAAGTAAAACGAATTTCTTATCGGAATAATCTTCCAGTTATACTGTTGCTACTCTGAACTTTATCCCAATTAAACTTGACACTCGCACTGACTCTTAACCGAAGATCAGACACTTGTTGGTTAGAAAACTCGTGTTATGTTAACCCCGGAAGTATGTCGCGGTACCGTTTGTTTTGATACAGTCAGATCGACTGGTTCGGTCGCACTGACGTAATACCGACAGAGATGGAAGAAGCGAGCTCCGCGCAGTACGCCTCATGCCATGCCACTGGCTTGCCAACTGGCCCGCACTCTATAGCACACGCGGTTTTGTTAATGCAACACAATCAAATAGGTAAACAAAGGACAGTCACACGTCGTGTAGCACATTACCTATGCAATTTGGAATAAGTACTCGTAACTACATTATACAAATATGCCCAGCACCTATAGGTATAAAGACACAGTTACCGTGCTGCAATAATTAGaagaataatttatgttaataacTTGACTATTACCCCAAATATTCACAATTGGTCTAGATCAGGAAGTTAGTAATGAATTCGAATTGAAGTGGCGACGCGACGTATGCGCTATTCCTACAATACACTGAATGCGCATTGTGACGATATGCAATGCATGTTGCCTTTAAGGGAATCAGTCAATTAATCAGCCCACTCATTAATCTAGGTCGGGTTTCTTTATTCgtcataggtaccta
This genomic window contains:
- the LOC105392542 gene encoding glutarate-semialdehyde dehydrogenase, whose product is MMDLLRAGLTHKYKVLVTGIRKMHLLKCQAYVDGRWVSASNQSVFAVTNPANDAEITKVPDMEAKDAKDALEAASKAFETWRNTTAKERASILRKWFQLCQENSVNLAEIVTAESGKPLAEAKGEIAYGNSFLEWFADTARHLNGEIIPSPWPNKQVLVTREPVGVVSVITPWNFPFAMITRKVAALMAAGCTCVIKPSEDTPLAALAAAELADQAGVPKGVINVVTTSRKNASAVGKVLCEDDIVSCISFTGSTHVGKILYGMAAKGVKRVSLELGGNAPFIVMPSADLNNALDHAMNAKFRNNGQACIAANRFLIHEEVYNDFVRGFLERINKKCIMGDGTKEGVTCGPLVNDMQAKKVSSMVDDAISKGAKALIGGKFASDIGNKFYESTLLVDVSPDMQVYNEEIFGPVVSCIKITSEEEALKISNSTRSGLASYLFTKDLSQAFRMSQKLKFGMVAINDGILSTSEAPFGGVKESGIGREGGKHGAEEYTDLKYTLISELDK